The following proteins come from a genomic window of Miscanthus floridulus cultivar M001 chromosome 2, ASM1932011v1, whole genome shotgun sequence:
- the LOC136521051 gene encoding protein CHROMATIN REMODELING 20-like isoform X1, with protein MNKDGILSDDKMARMESFQPNGQLVDIIIIDSQSDENKIGVETSIRDSSLKEHKEPPCTTMDNNANEETSITDDDSEADSYEFSLRESDNEQASASEEGTEVPLTEEEVEELVAEFLEVESKAAQAQESLEKESLDKIETEVRLELSERLQGDELESAVSTEMDQFQMQWENELDDLEIRSSILLEQLDAAGIELPRLYKSIESQVPNVCETEAWKSRTHWAGSQVPEEANRSIKNADEYLQSCRPVRRKHGRLLEEGASGFLAGKVPVGDDDSVKCHEKSWSSFNELIKSKENAENTFGSSNWASVYLASTPQEAAALGLQFPGVDEVEEISEVDGVFDDIKGVDEVELSEEQRRKYRKVTEEDDAKIMKCLQRRSKGKRMRGWCKENIGLVSSCDEKPLPENGVLGAKSDLPSSKKLKTDENKVSIETLKHTFEDDENEKRLKTVIIESDDDMQIDNKRALQKDGEGSSAEVEKVVDIIDLDLFPSQSPKLPTKSLPKTFKCTICSEMLNASDVHRHPVLDVVVCGSCRFLVIEKNRLEDPVSGGYCTWCAQSELLQSCSSCKLLFCTNCLSKNLGEECLSEAKATGWQCCCCIPSQLELLISECDKALSGVESSDSESSNTELSGPENNGPVSKRRMKKSIRRIMDDTELAEETKRKIAMEKARQDHLKSMQEQSATKLRSENVGTPFEVPVEICLQDAGDGLIVNLAREEDEELVRIPSSMSSKLKPHQVEGIRFIWENVIQSVKKVKSGDKGLGCILAHNMGLGKTFQVITFLYTIMRHAQLGLRTALVVTPVNVLHNWRKEFSKWRPAELKPLRVFMLEDVARVKRPDLLTKWRVKGGVLLIGYSSFRNLSLGKHVKDKNSANEIAYALQCGPDILVCDEAHMIKNRRADITQALKQVRTQRRIALTGSPLQNNLMEYYCMVDFVREGFLGSTHEFRNRFQNPIENGQHMNSTSDDVKIMNQRSHILFEQLKGFVQRKSMNVVKNDLPPKKVFVITVKLSELQRKLYKRFLDVHGFSSSGYSEKSHSSFFAKYQTLAQVWNHPGLLQMAKEQRGNLRREDAVENFMMDDSSSDDNVENYLPNGEKQKDRADQQSKKSNIVNEESNWWEELLDENTYMEADYSGKMTLLLDILSKSSELGDKVLVFSQSLTTLDLVEFYLAKLQINGKEGKHWKRGKDWYRLDGSTPSSERQNLVEMFNDPGNTRVKCTLISTRAGSLGINLHAANRVVLLDGSWNPTHDLQAIYRVWRYGQTKPVYAYRLMAHRTMEEKIYKRQVTKEGLAARVVDRQQVSRTISKEEMLHLFEFGEEELMEQNENGSTIIEKPSTSETIKTSEPVPVDSLMLSLLSEQTRWISGYHEHEALLQENVEEKLTKEEQDMALSEWESLSKAAPDPERKSNMSAVPTYPNLVRPLKPASRSRQLQQPKVNSNNQKKCNNLTHLLTLRSNGTKAGCTTTCKECGQEISWETLNRDGRSR; from the exons ATGAATAAGGATGGAATATTGTCTGATGATAAGATGGCAAGGATGGAATCTTTTCAACCAAATGGACAGCTAGTAGATATAATAATCATTGACTCTCAAAGTGATGAAAATAAAATTGGTGTGGAAACTAGCATAAGAGACAGTTCCTTGAAGGAGCATAAGGAGCCTCCATGCACAACAATGGACAATAATGCGAATGAAGAAACATCCATTACTGATGATGATTCAGAGGCCGATTCATATGAATTCTCTCTCCGAGAATCAGATAATGAACAAGCTTCAGCATCCGAGGAAGGCACTGAG GTACCTCTGACTGAGGAAGAAGTTGAAGAATTGGTTGCTGAATTCCTCGAAGTCGAGAGCAAA GCAGCTCAAGCGCAAGAGTCACTTGAAAAGGAGTCACTGGACAAAATTGAAACTGAAGTAAGATTGGAGTTATCTGAGAGGCTTCAAGGAGATGAG TTAGAATCAGCTGTGTCAACTGAGATGGATCAATTCCAGATGCAATGGGAAAATGAACTTGATGATCTAGAGATCCGCAGTTCTATTCTGTTG GAACAACTTGATGCTGCTGGAATTGAACTTCCCAGACTCTATAAGTCAATTGAAAGTCAAGTTCCAAATGTTTGTGAAACTGAAGCATGGAAGAGCAGGACACATTGGGCTGGTTCTCAAGTGCCTGAAGAAGCTAACCGATCCATTAAAAATGCTGATGAATACCTCCAGTCTTGCAGACCTGTACGGAG AAAACACGGGAGGTTGCTGGAGGAAGGTGCTAGTGGCTTTCTTGCTGGAAAAGTTCCTGTTGGGGATGATGATTCTGTTAAGTGTCATGAGAAAAGTTGGAGCTCTTTCAATGAACTTATTAAATCTAAGGAGAATGCTGAGAATACATTTGGTAGCAGTAACTGGGCATCAGTTTATCTTGCAAGCACCCCCCAGGAAGCAGCCGCATTAGGTCTCCAGTTTCCTGGAGTTGACGAG GTAGAGGAGATATCAGAAGTTGATGGTGTTTTTGATGATATAAAAGGTGTAGATGAAGTAGAGCTTTCTGAGGAACAGAGAAGGAAATACAGAAAG GTTACGGAAGAGGATGATGCAAAAATAATGAAGTGCCTGCAGCGTCGTTCGAAAGGAAAAAGGATGAGAGGCTGGTGTAAG GAGAACATTGGTTTGGTCTCATCATGTGATGAGAAACCTCTACCAGAAAATGGTGTCTTAGGTGCTAAAAGTGACCTTCCTTCATCTAAAAAACTCAAAACTGATGAAAACAAAGTTTCTATtgagacattgaagcatacatttGAAGATGATGAGAACGAGAAGAGATTGAAAACTGTGATAATagaaagtgatgatgatatgcagATAGATAACAAACGAGCTTTACAAAAGGATGGTGAAGGTAGTTCAGCAGAAGTCGAAAAAGTGGTTGATATCATTGATCTTGATCTTTTCCCTTCACAAAGCCCTAAGCTCCCTACTAAAAGTTTGCCTAAAACTTTCAAATGTACTATTTGCTCTGAAATGTTGAATGCCTCTGATGTGCATCGCCACCCTGTCTTGGATGTTGTTGTTTGTGGATCATGCAGATTTCTTGTGATAGAGAAGAATCGTCTTGAG GATCCTGTATCTGGTGGTTATTGCACTTGGTGTGCACAAAGTGAACTGCttcaaagttgtagttcttgtaaGCTTCTTTTCTGTACAAATTGCCTGTCAAAGAATTTAGGTGAAGAATGCTTATCAGAAGCTAAAGCCACTGGTTGGCAGTGTTGCTGCTGCATACCCAGTCAACTGGAACTTTTAATTTCTGAATGTGACAAGGCCCTCAGTGGTGTGGAATCTTCTGATTCAGAGAGTAGCAACACAGAGCTTTCTGGACCAGAGAATAATGGTCCTGTTAG CAAGCGAAGAATGAAGAAGAGTATTAGAAGAATTATGGATGATACAGAACTTGCTGAGGAAACAAAGCGTAAAATTGCAATGGAGAAG GCAAGGCAAGACCATTTGAAGTCCATGCAAGAGCAATCTGCCACCAAGTTAAGGAGCGAGAATGTTGGAACTCCCTTTGAAGTTCCAGTGGAAATCTGTTTACAGGATGCTGGTGATGGACTTATAGTCAACCTTGCcagggaggaggatgaggaacttGTTAGGATTCCAAGCAGCATGTCTTCTAAACTGAAACCTCATCAG GTAGAAGGAATAAGGTTTATATGGGAAAATGTTATTCAATCTGTTAAAAAGGTCAAATCCGGGGATAAAGGTCTTGGGTGCATTTTGGCGCATAACATGGGCCTTGGGAAAACCTTTCAG GTTATTACATTCCTCTATACTATTATGAGACATGCTCAATTGGGATTGCGCACAGCACTTGTTGTCACCCCTGTCAATGTTCTTCATAACTGGAGGAAAGAGTTTAGCAAGTGGCGTCCAGCAGAGCTGAAACCTCTTCGTGTTTTTATGTTGGAAGATGTTGCAAG GGTGAAAAGGCCAGATTTACTAACCAAATGGCGAGTGAAGGGTGGAGTGCTTCTCATTGGTTATTCATCATTTAGGAACTTATCCCTTGGAAAGCATGTGAAGGACAAAAATTCTGCAAACGAAATTGCTTATGCTTTGCAG TGTGGGCCAGATATTCTTGTATGTGATGAAGCACATATGATAAAGAATAGGAGGGCCGACATTACGCAGGCTCTGAAACAAGTAAGAACACAGAGAAGAATTGCTTTAACTGGATCTCCGTTGCAGAATAATTTGATGGAATATTATTGT atggttgattttgtcagggaaggTTTTCTTGGGAGTACTCATGAATTCCGAAACAG GTTCCAGAACCCCATTGAAAATGGGCAACACATGAATTCAACATCAGATGATGTCAAGATCATGAACCAACGATCACACATCTTGTTTGAACAACTGAAAGGTTTTGTCCAGCGGAAGAGCATGAATGTTGTGAAGAATGATCTACCACCAAAGAAGGTTTTTGTTATTACTGTAAAGCTATCTGAGCTACAGAGGAAGCTATACAAAAGGTTCTTAGATGTTCATGGTTTCTCAAGTAGTGGTTATTCAGAAAAATCTCACAGTTCCTTCTTTGCCAAGTACCAAACATTAGCCCAG GTATGGAATCATCCGGGGCTCCTCCAGATGGCTAAAGAACAGAGAGGAAATTTGCGTCGTGAAGACGCTGTTGAGAATTTTATGATGGATGACAGTTCAAGCGATGATAATGTTGAAAATTACTTGCCTAATGGAG AGAAGCAGAAGGATAGAGCTGATCAGCAGTCCAAGAAAAGCAACATTGTGAATGAG GAAAGTAACTGGTGGGAGGAACTTTTAGATGAGAATACTTATATGGAAGCAGATTACAGTGGCAAAATGACCTTGCTCCTTGATATCCTGTCAAAAAGTTCTGAATTAGGCGACAAAGTATTAGTTTTTAGCCAGAGTTTGACCACTCTGGATTTAGTGGAGTTTTATCTGGCAAAACTGCAAATCAATGGAAAAGAAGGCAAACATTGGAAGCGAGGGAAGGATTGGTACAG GCTTGATGGGAGCACTCCATCTTCTGAACGGCAGAATCTTGTGGAGATGTTTAATGACCCTGGAAACACAAGAGTGAAATGCACGTTGATATCAACTCGTGCTGGATCCCTGGGTATCAACCTTCATGCTGCAAATCGCGTGGTTCTTCTGGATGGATCATGgaatccaacacatgatctgcaAGCCATTTATCGGGTTTGGAG GTATGGCCAGACCAAACCTGTATATGCCTACCGCCTAATGGCACATCGAACAATGGAAGAGAAAATATATAAACGCCAG GTGACAAAAGAAGGCCTTGCAGCAAGGGTGGTGGATAGACAGCAAGTTTCAAGAACCATCTCCAAAGAAGAGATGCTGCATCTTTTTGAATTTGGCGAAGAGGAATTAATGGAACAGAATGAGAATGGTTCTACCATAATTGAGAAGCCATCCACTTCTGAAACTATTAAAACCTCTGAGCCTGTACCTGTCGACAGTCTCATGCTGAGCCTACTCAGTGAGCAAACTCG GTGGATTTCAGGTTACCATGAACATGAAGCTCTCCTCCAAGAAAATGTAGAGGAAAAGCTTACAAAGGAGGAGCAGGATATGGCTTTGTCAGAGTGGGAGTCATTGAGCAAAGCTGCACCTGATCCCGAGAGAAAATCAAACATGAGCGCAGTTCCAACGTATCCTAATCTTGTGCGGCCACTTAAGCCTGCTTCAAGAAGCCGGCAACTGCAGCAACCTAAGGTTAACTCAAATAATCAAAAGAAGTGCAACAACTTAACCCACTTGCTGACTCTAAGAAGTAATGGCACGAAAGCAGGGTGCACGACAACCTGTAAGGAGTGTGGCCAGGAGATTAGTTGGGAGACTCTAAACAGAGATGGTAGGTCGAGATGA
- the LOC136521051 gene encoding protein CHROMATIN REMODELING 20-like isoform X2, producing MNKDGILSDDKMARMESFQPNGQLVDIIIIDSQSDENKIGVETSIRDSSLKEHKEPPCTTMDNNANEETSITDDDSEADSYEFSLRESDNEQASASEEGTEVPLTEEEVEELVAEFLEVESKAAQAQESLEKESLDKIETEVRLELSERLQGDELESAVSTEMDQFQMQWENELDDLEIRSSILLEQLDAAGIELPRLYKSIESQVPNVCETEAWKSRTHWAGSQVPEEANRSIKNADEYLQSCRPVRRKHGRLLEEGASGFLAGKVPVGDDDSVKCHEKSWSSFNELIKSKENAENTFGSSNWASVYLASTPQEAAALGLQFPGVDEVEEISEVDGVFDDIKGVDEVELSEEQRRKYRKVTEEDDAKIMKCLQRRSKGKRMRGWCKENIGLVSSCDEKPLPENGVLGAKSDLPSSKKLKTDENKVSIETLKHTFEDDENEKRLKTVIIESDDDMQIDNKRALQKDGEGSSAEVEKVVDIIDLDLFPSQSPKLPTKSLPKTFKCTICSEMLNASDVHRHPVLDVVVCGSCRFLVIEKNRLEDPVSGGYCTWCAQSELLQSCSSCKLLFCTNCLSKNLGEECLSEAKATGWQCCCCIPSQLELLISECDKALSGVESSDSESSNTELSGPENNGPVSKRRMKKSIRRIMDDTELAEETKRKIAMEKARQDHLKSMQEQSATKLRSENVGTPFEVPVEICLQDAGDGLIVNLAREEDEELVRIPSSMSSKLKPHQVEGIRFIWENVIQSVKKVKSGDKGLGCILAHNMGLGKTFQVITFLYTIMRHAQLGLRTALVVTPVNVLHNWRKEFSKWRPAELKPLRVFMLEDVARVKRPDLLTKWRVKGGVLLIGYSSFRNLSLGKHVKDKNSANEIAYALQMVDFVREGFLGSTHEFRNRFQNPIENGQHMNSTSDDVKIMNQRSHILFEQLKGFVQRKSMNVVKNDLPPKKVFVITVKLSELQRKLYKRFLDVHGFSSSGYSEKSHSSFFAKYQTLAQVWNHPGLLQMAKEQRGNLRREDAVENFMMDDSSSDDNVENYLPNGEKQKDRADQQSKKSNIVNEESNWWEELLDENTYMEADYSGKMTLLLDILSKSSELGDKVLVFSQSLTTLDLVEFYLAKLQINGKEGKHWKRGKDWYRLDGSTPSSERQNLVEMFNDPGNTRVKCTLISTRAGSLGINLHAANRVVLLDGSWNPTHDLQAIYRVWRYGQTKPVYAYRLMAHRTMEEKIYKRQVTKEGLAARVVDRQQVSRTISKEEMLHLFEFGEEELMEQNENGSTIIEKPSTSETIKTSEPVPVDSLMLSLLSEQTRWISGYHEHEALLQENVEEKLTKEEQDMALSEWESLSKAAPDPERKSNMSAVPTYPNLVRPLKPASRSRQLQQPKVNSNNQKKCNNLTHLLTLRSNGTKAGCTTTCKECGQEISWETLNRDGRSR from the exons ATGAATAAGGATGGAATATTGTCTGATGATAAGATGGCAAGGATGGAATCTTTTCAACCAAATGGACAGCTAGTAGATATAATAATCATTGACTCTCAAAGTGATGAAAATAAAATTGGTGTGGAAACTAGCATAAGAGACAGTTCCTTGAAGGAGCATAAGGAGCCTCCATGCACAACAATGGACAATAATGCGAATGAAGAAACATCCATTACTGATGATGATTCAGAGGCCGATTCATATGAATTCTCTCTCCGAGAATCAGATAATGAACAAGCTTCAGCATCCGAGGAAGGCACTGAG GTACCTCTGACTGAGGAAGAAGTTGAAGAATTGGTTGCTGAATTCCTCGAAGTCGAGAGCAAA GCAGCTCAAGCGCAAGAGTCACTTGAAAAGGAGTCACTGGACAAAATTGAAACTGAAGTAAGATTGGAGTTATCTGAGAGGCTTCAAGGAGATGAG TTAGAATCAGCTGTGTCAACTGAGATGGATCAATTCCAGATGCAATGGGAAAATGAACTTGATGATCTAGAGATCCGCAGTTCTATTCTGTTG GAACAACTTGATGCTGCTGGAATTGAACTTCCCAGACTCTATAAGTCAATTGAAAGTCAAGTTCCAAATGTTTGTGAAACTGAAGCATGGAAGAGCAGGACACATTGGGCTGGTTCTCAAGTGCCTGAAGAAGCTAACCGATCCATTAAAAATGCTGATGAATACCTCCAGTCTTGCAGACCTGTACGGAG AAAACACGGGAGGTTGCTGGAGGAAGGTGCTAGTGGCTTTCTTGCTGGAAAAGTTCCTGTTGGGGATGATGATTCTGTTAAGTGTCATGAGAAAAGTTGGAGCTCTTTCAATGAACTTATTAAATCTAAGGAGAATGCTGAGAATACATTTGGTAGCAGTAACTGGGCATCAGTTTATCTTGCAAGCACCCCCCAGGAAGCAGCCGCATTAGGTCTCCAGTTTCCTGGAGTTGACGAG GTAGAGGAGATATCAGAAGTTGATGGTGTTTTTGATGATATAAAAGGTGTAGATGAAGTAGAGCTTTCTGAGGAACAGAGAAGGAAATACAGAAAG GTTACGGAAGAGGATGATGCAAAAATAATGAAGTGCCTGCAGCGTCGTTCGAAAGGAAAAAGGATGAGAGGCTGGTGTAAG GAGAACATTGGTTTGGTCTCATCATGTGATGAGAAACCTCTACCAGAAAATGGTGTCTTAGGTGCTAAAAGTGACCTTCCTTCATCTAAAAAACTCAAAACTGATGAAAACAAAGTTTCTATtgagacattgaagcatacatttGAAGATGATGAGAACGAGAAGAGATTGAAAACTGTGATAATagaaagtgatgatgatatgcagATAGATAACAAACGAGCTTTACAAAAGGATGGTGAAGGTAGTTCAGCAGAAGTCGAAAAAGTGGTTGATATCATTGATCTTGATCTTTTCCCTTCACAAAGCCCTAAGCTCCCTACTAAAAGTTTGCCTAAAACTTTCAAATGTACTATTTGCTCTGAAATGTTGAATGCCTCTGATGTGCATCGCCACCCTGTCTTGGATGTTGTTGTTTGTGGATCATGCAGATTTCTTGTGATAGAGAAGAATCGTCTTGAG GATCCTGTATCTGGTGGTTATTGCACTTGGTGTGCACAAAGTGAACTGCttcaaagttgtagttcttgtaaGCTTCTTTTCTGTACAAATTGCCTGTCAAAGAATTTAGGTGAAGAATGCTTATCAGAAGCTAAAGCCACTGGTTGGCAGTGTTGCTGCTGCATACCCAGTCAACTGGAACTTTTAATTTCTGAATGTGACAAGGCCCTCAGTGGTGTGGAATCTTCTGATTCAGAGAGTAGCAACACAGAGCTTTCTGGACCAGAGAATAATGGTCCTGTTAG CAAGCGAAGAATGAAGAAGAGTATTAGAAGAATTATGGATGATACAGAACTTGCTGAGGAAACAAAGCGTAAAATTGCAATGGAGAAG GCAAGGCAAGACCATTTGAAGTCCATGCAAGAGCAATCTGCCACCAAGTTAAGGAGCGAGAATGTTGGAACTCCCTTTGAAGTTCCAGTGGAAATCTGTTTACAGGATGCTGGTGATGGACTTATAGTCAACCTTGCcagggaggaggatgaggaacttGTTAGGATTCCAAGCAGCATGTCTTCTAAACTGAAACCTCATCAG GTAGAAGGAATAAGGTTTATATGGGAAAATGTTATTCAATCTGTTAAAAAGGTCAAATCCGGGGATAAAGGTCTTGGGTGCATTTTGGCGCATAACATGGGCCTTGGGAAAACCTTTCAG GTTATTACATTCCTCTATACTATTATGAGACATGCTCAATTGGGATTGCGCACAGCACTTGTTGTCACCCCTGTCAATGTTCTTCATAACTGGAGGAAAGAGTTTAGCAAGTGGCGTCCAGCAGAGCTGAAACCTCTTCGTGTTTTTATGTTGGAAGATGTTGCAAG GGTGAAAAGGCCAGATTTACTAACCAAATGGCGAGTGAAGGGTGGAGTGCTTCTCATTGGTTATTCATCATTTAGGAACTTATCCCTTGGAAAGCATGTGAAGGACAAAAATTCTGCAAACGAAATTGCTTATGCTTTGCAG atggttgattttgtcagggaaggTTTTCTTGGGAGTACTCATGAATTCCGAAACAG GTTCCAGAACCCCATTGAAAATGGGCAACACATGAATTCAACATCAGATGATGTCAAGATCATGAACCAACGATCACACATCTTGTTTGAACAACTGAAAGGTTTTGTCCAGCGGAAGAGCATGAATGTTGTGAAGAATGATCTACCACCAAAGAAGGTTTTTGTTATTACTGTAAAGCTATCTGAGCTACAGAGGAAGCTATACAAAAGGTTCTTAGATGTTCATGGTTTCTCAAGTAGTGGTTATTCAGAAAAATCTCACAGTTCCTTCTTTGCCAAGTACCAAACATTAGCCCAG GTATGGAATCATCCGGGGCTCCTCCAGATGGCTAAAGAACAGAGAGGAAATTTGCGTCGTGAAGACGCTGTTGAGAATTTTATGATGGATGACAGTTCAAGCGATGATAATGTTGAAAATTACTTGCCTAATGGAG AGAAGCAGAAGGATAGAGCTGATCAGCAGTCCAAGAAAAGCAACATTGTGAATGAG GAAAGTAACTGGTGGGAGGAACTTTTAGATGAGAATACTTATATGGAAGCAGATTACAGTGGCAAAATGACCTTGCTCCTTGATATCCTGTCAAAAAGTTCTGAATTAGGCGACAAAGTATTAGTTTTTAGCCAGAGTTTGACCACTCTGGATTTAGTGGAGTTTTATCTGGCAAAACTGCAAATCAATGGAAAAGAAGGCAAACATTGGAAGCGAGGGAAGGATTGGTACAG GCTTGATGGGAGCACTCCATCTTCTGAACGGCAGAATCTTGTGGAGATGTTTAATGACCCTGGAAACACAAGAGTGAAATGCACGTTGATATCAACTCGTGCTGGATCCCTGGGTATCAACCTTCATGCTGCAAATCGCGTGGTTCTTCTGGATGGATCATGgaatccaacacatgatctgcaAGCCATTTATCGGGTTTGGAG GTATGGCCAGACCAAACCTGTATATGCCTACCGCCTAATGGCACATCGAACAATGGAAGAGAAAATATATAAACGCCAG GTGACAAAAGAAGGCCTTGCAGCAAGGGTGGTGGATAGACAGCAAGTTTCAAGAACCATCTCCAAAGAAGAGATGCTGCATCTTTTTGAATTTGGCGAAGAGGAATTAATGGAACAGAATGAGAATGGTTCTACCATAATTGAGAAGCCATCCACTTCTGAAACTATTAAAACCTCTGAGCCTGTACCTGTCGACAGTCTCATGCTGAGCCTACTCAGTGAGCAAACTCG GTGGATTTCAGGTTACCATGAACATGAAGCTCTCCTCCAAGAAAATGTAGAGGAAAAGCTTACAAAGGAGGAGCAGGATATGGCTTTGTCAGAGTGGGAGTCATTGAGCAAAGCTGCACCTGATCCCGAGAGAAAATCAAACATGAGCGCAGTTCCAACGTATCCTAATCTTGTGCGGCCACTTAAGCCTGCTTCAAGAAGCCGGCAACTGCAGCAACCTAAGGTTAACTCAAATAATCAAAAGAAGTGCAACAACTTAACCCACTTGCTGACTCTAAGAAGTAATGGCACGAAAGCAGGGTGCACGACAACCTGTAAGGAGTGTGGCCAGGAGATTAGTTGGGAGACTCTAAACAGAGATGGTAGGTCGAGATGA